One window from the genome of Thermoleophilaceae bacterium encodes:
- a CDS encoding YbdK family carboxylate-amine ligase — MESGKIASHLAMTNAATTRSPEWSVWRPSPLTIGIEEEFMLVDPSDWSLAFRSDEVLATLPAELRGRVSPETHAAVMETQTGVHVLVADAVAELAQLRDALAEALSAHGLRPAVAGTHPAAVWSETTVSGQRRYREVADSLRVLARREPTLATHIHVGVPTAGAAVRLQNGMRKHLPLLLALSANSPFWQGRETGFCSTRVSLFDAFPRTGPPRLFGGYADWVQAVERLIRSGAIADPSFLWWDIRLQPRYGTVEIRIMDAQTTVDDVAALAALVQSLAALELERDVARAEGPAAEVIEENRFLAARDGMNARLIDPESGGRIPAALELERTLRACVPHAEHLGCDAQLAAVSSLAVATGAARQIEDAREGDLRRVTEALSRAYLAEHRVLVGAA; from the coding sequence TTGGAATCGGGAAAGATCGCGTCTCACCTCGCGATGACCAACGCGGCAACAACGCGGTCGCCCGAGTGGTCCGTCTGGCGGCCCAGCCCGTTGACGATCGGAATCGAGGAGGAGTTCATGCTCGTCGATCCGAGCGACTGGTCCCTTGCCTTCCGCTCGGACGAGGTGCTCGCCACGTTGCCGGCCGAGCTGCGCGGCCGGGTGTCGCCCGAGACGCACGCCGCCGTGATGGAAACGCAGACGGGCGTGCATGTTCTTGTGGCGGACGCGGTGGCGGAGCTCGCGCAGCTTCGAGATGCGCTTGCGGAGGCGCTCTCCGCGCACGGCTTGCGACCGGCCGTGGCCGGCACCCACCCGGCCGCTGTGTGGAGCGAGACCACCGTGTCCGGTCAGCGGCGCTATCGCGAAGTGGCGGACTCGCTGCGCGTTCTGGCGCGCCGCGAGCCGACGCTGGCCACCCACATCCACGTGGGTGTGCCGACGGCCGGCGCCGCGGTTCGGCTGCAGAACGGCATGCGCAAGCACCTCCCGCTGCTGCTCGCGCTGTCGGCGAACTCTCCGTTCTGGCAGGGCAGGGAGACCGGCTTCTGCTCGACCCGCGTGAGCCTGTTCGACGCATTCCCCCGGACCGGCCCGCCGCGCTTGTTCGGCGGCTACGCGGACTGGGTCCAGGCGGTTGAGCGGTTGATCCGTTCGGGAGCGATCGCCGATCCCTCGTTTCTCTGGTGGGACATCCGCCTGCAGCCGCGATACGGCACCGTCGAGATCCGCATCATGGACGCGCAGACGACCGTGGATGACGTGGCCGCGCTTGCGGCGCTCGTGCAATCACTCGCGGCGCTCGAACTGGAGCGGGACGTTGCCCGCGCGGAAGGCCCCGCCGCGGAGGTGATCGAGGAGAACCGCTTTCTCGCGGCTCGCGATGGCATGAATGCACGCCTGATCGACCCCGAATCGGGCGGCCGGATCCCGGCCGCCCTGGAACTGGAGCGGACGCTCCGCGCCTGCGTCCCACATGCCGAGCACCTCGGTTGCGACGCCCAACTGGCCGCCGTGAGCTCGCTCGCAGTGGCCACCGGAGCGGCGCGTCAAATCGAAGACGCTCGGGAAGGCGACCTCCGTCGCGTCACCGAAGCTCTGAGCCGTGCGTACCTGGCGGAACACCGAGTACTCGTGGGAGCCGCCTAG
- the uvrC gene encoding excinuclease ABC subunit UvrC, which translates to MATETAQPTDREERIRAQRRALPDAPGVYLFRGSNRKVLYVGKAKSLKKRVQSHFSSPSTRGSTDLLDEIDNIEFIATQTEAEALLAEQTFIRQYRPRYNVRLRDDKSYPYIAISLDEDFPRVYFTREKHRRGRAYFGPFSNAKRVRETLDLLGKVFQFRTCDGPEPGRASGSPCLDYFIKRCQAPCVGYVSKEEYRHSVESIVAFLSGRYRQIERDLEKEMKQAAADQEFEQAALLRNRLKAVRSLLERQRISNESVGTLDAVAVAAEGTDANAQVFQVRDGVLADRQSFYLENAAGRDEAEVAEEFVLQYYATSPAIPPQVIVPRGLRRTDVLEEALSDQRGAPVEIRHAERGDKRRIFELAERNARLALDQDRLRSEHRRVQRIEALEGLQRELGLEQIPMRIECFDISNLGETHTVASMVVFEGGSPKKSDYRRFGIREAAQDDFAAMQEVLTRRMAQYVAQRERSPHEKSYDASFATAPGLIVIDGGRGQLSAGLQALTEFRDMGVSVVSLAKRIEEIFLPGISTPIVLPHDTPALQLLQRVRDEAHRFAIEFHRGRRDKAMTRSILDELPGVGPTRKRLLLQHFGSPERFLQASREELEAVPGLPGKVAREIHEYVHKIR; encoded by the coding sequence GTGGCCACAGAGACCGCACAACCGACGGATCGGGAGGAGCGCATCCGCGCCCAGCGGCGCGCGCTGCCGGACGCCCCCGGCGTGTACCTCTTCCGCGGCAGCAACCGCAAGGTGCTGTACGTGGGCAAGGCGAAGTCGCTGAAGAAGCGCGTGCAGTCGCACTTCTCGAGCCCCTCCACGCGCGGCTCCACCGACCTGCTCGACGAGATCGACAACATCGAGTTCATCGCCACGCAGACCGAGGCGGAGGCGCTGCTCGCCGAGCAGACCTTCATCCGCCAGTACCGCCCCCGCTACAACGTCCGGCTGCGCGACGACAAGTCCTATCCCTACATCGCGATCTCGCTGGACGAGGACTTTCCGCGCGTCTACTTCACCCGCGAGAAGCATCGCCGCGGCCGCGCCTACTTCGGCCCGTTCAGCAACGCCAAGCGAGTCAGGGAGACCCTCGATCTGCTCGGCAAGGTGTTCCAGTTCCGCACGTGCGATGGCCCCGAGCCGGGGCGCGCAAGCGGCAGCCCCTGCCTCGACTACTTCATCAAGCGCTGCCAGGCGCCCTGCGTGGGATACGTGTCGAAGGAGGAGTACCGCCACAGCGTCGAGTCGATCGTCGCCTTCCTCTCGGGCCGCTACCGCCAGATCGAGCGCGACCTCGAGAAGGAGATGAAGCAGGCCGCCGCCGACCAGGAGTTCGAGCAGGCGGCGCTTCTGCGCAACCGGCTCAAGGCGGTGCGCAGCCTGCTCGAGCGGCAGCGCATCTCGAACGAATCCGTGGGCACGCTCGACGCCGTGGCGGTGGCGGCCGAGGGCACGGACGCGAACGCCCAGGTGTTCCAGGTGCGCGACGGCGTGCTGGCCGACCGCCAGAGCTTCTACCTGGAGAACGCCGCGGGGCGCGACGAGGCCGAGGTGGCCGAGGAGTTCGTCCTCCAGTACTACGCCACGTCTCCGGCCATCCCGCCTCAGGTGATCGTGCCGCGCGGTCTGCGCCGCACGGACGTGCTGGAGGAGGCGCTGTCAGACCAGCGCGGAGCACCCGTGGAGATCCGCCACGCCGAGCGCGGCGACAAGCGCCGCATCTTCGAGCTGGCCGAGAGAAACGCGCGGCTCGCGCTCGACCAGGACCGGCTCCGCTCCGAGCACCGGCGCGTGCAGCGGATCGAGGCGCTCGAGGGGCTGCAGCGCGAGCTCGGCCTGGAGCAGATCCCGATGCGCATCGAGTGCTTCGACATCTCGAACCTCGGCGAGACGCACACGGTCGCGTCGATGGTGGTATTCGAGGGCGGCTCCCCGAAGAAGTCCGACTACCGCCGCTTCGGGATCCGCGAGGCCGCGCAGGACGACTTCGCGGCGATGCAGGAGGTCCTGACACGGCGCATGGCGCAGTACGTCGCGCAGCGCGAGCGCTCGCCGCACGAGAAGAGCTACGACGCGAGCTTTGCCACCGCGCCCGGGCTGATCGTGATCGACGGCGGCAGGGGTCAGCTGTCGGCTGGTCTGCAGGCGCTCACGGAGTTCCGCGACATGGGCGTGAGCGTGGTGAGCCTCGCGAAGCGGATCGAGGAGATCTTCCTGCCGGGAATCTCCACGCCGATCGTGCTCCCGCACGACACGCCCGCGCTGCAGCTCCTGCAGCGCGTGAGGGACGAGGCCCATCGCTTCGCCATCGAGTTCCACCGCGGGCGCCGCGACAAGGCGATGACCCGCTCGATCCTCGACGAGCTGCCCGGCGTCGGGCCCACCCGCAAGCGTCTGCTGCTCCAGCACTTCGGATCGCCCGAGCGTTTCCTTCAGGCGAGCCGCGAGGAGCTCGAGGCCGTGCCCGGCCTCCCGGGCAAGGTCGCGCGCGAAATCCACGAGTACGTTCACAAGATTCGCTGA
- the gpmI gene encoding 2,3-bisphosphoglycerate-independent phosphoglycerate mutase — translation MPDGPGKPPVPAVCLVVLDGWGCAPDGPGNAISQAKTPVFDELWERHRHTQLTTWGRAVGLPEGQMGNSEVGHLNLGAGAVVRQDLTRIDDAVEDGSFFHNPVLKKICAAGRESGRLHLLGLVSKGGVHSGWDHLRACIEMAGREEVPDIVLHAFTDGRDTAPDSGAGYVAEAEGWLREAGGRVASVTGRYYAMDRDKRWDRTKLAYDAIVHGEADTPHADSGEAAVRAAYERGETDEFIKPTLVGEEGRVRDGDAVLFFNFRPDRARQLTRALCEPDFDEFDRGDAPKIAYASLTQYQEDWDYDVAFEPDRPSVTLASTLADEGASQLHVAETEKYAHVTYFFNGGEEHEYPGEERYLVDSPRDVPTYDHKPEMSARAAADTFAEHWRDGDYRFGIINFANPDMVGHTGVIEAAVKAVETVDECLGTVVEAVHAKGGACVITADHGNCDHMLEEDGSPNTAHSLNPVPLIVTADVGELRDGGILADVAPTVLALLGEKQPDAMTGQSLVDGD, via the coding sequence ATGCCGGACGGGCCAGGCAAGCCGCCGGTGCCGGCGGTGTGCCTCGTGGTGCTGGACGGCTGGGGCTGCGCGCCCGACGGGCCGGGCAACGCGATCTCGCAGGCGAAGACGCCGGTGTTCGACGAGCTGTGGGAGCGCCACCGGCACACGCAGCTCACCACCTGGGGGCGCGCGGTCGGGCTGCCCGAGGGGCAGATGGGCAACAGCGAGGTGGGCCACCTCAACCTCGGCGCCGGGGCGGTGGTGAGGCAGGACCTCACGCGCATCGACGACGCGGTGGAGGACGGCTCGTTCTTCCACAACCCGGTGCTGAAGAAGATCTGCGCCGCCGGGCGCGAGAGCGGGAGGCTGCACCTCCTCGGCCTTGTGTCCAAGGGCGGCGTGCACTCCGGCTGGGACCATCTGCGCGCCTGCATCGAGATGGCCGGCCGCGAGGAGGTGCCGGACATCGTGCTCCACGCGTTCACCGATGGCCGCGACACCGCGCCCGACTCCGGCGCCGGTTACGTGGCGGAGGCGGAGGGCTGGCTGCGTGAGGCCGGCGGGCGCGTGGCGAGCGTGACGGGCCGCTACTACGCCATGGACCGCGACAAGCGCTGGGACCGCACCAAGCTCGCCTACGACGCGATCGTGCACGGCGAGGCGGACACGCCTCACGCGGACAGCGGCGAGGCCGCGGTGCGAGCGGCCTATGAGCGCGGCGAGACGGACGAGTTCATCAAGCCCACGCTCGTGGGCGAGGAGGGCCGCGTCCGCGATGGCGACGCCGTGCTCTTCTTCAATTTCCGCCCGGACCGTGCGCGGCAGCTCACTCGCGCGCTATGCGAGCCCGACTTCGACGAGTTCGACCGCGGTGATGCCCCAAAGATCGCGTACGCCTCGCTCACGCAGTACCAGGAGGACTGGGACTACGACGTGGCGTTCGAGCCCGACCGCCCGAGCGTCACGCTCGCCTCCACGCTCGCGGATGAGGGGGCCTCTCAGCTTCACGTTGCGGAGACCGAGAAGTACGCGCACGTCACCTACTTCTTCAACGGCGGGGAGGAGCACGAGTATCCCGGGGAGGAGCGCTACCTCGTGGACTCGCCGCGCGACGTGCCGACCTACGACCACAAGCCCGAGATGAGCGCGCGAGCCGCGGCCGATACGTTCGCCGAGCACTGGCGCGACGGCGACTACCGCTTCGGGATCATCAACTTCGCGAACCCGGACATGGTGGGCCACACCGGGGTGATCGAGGCGGCCGTGAAGGCCGTGGAGACCGTGGACGAGTGCCTCGGCACGGTGGTGGAGGCGGTGCACGCGAAGGGCGGCGCCTGCGTGATCACGGCCGACCACGGCAACTGCGACCACATGCTCGAGGAGGACGGCAGCCCGAACACCGCGCACTCGCTCAACCCGGTGCCGCTGATCGTCACGGCGGACGTGGGTGAGCTGCGGGATGGGGGCATCCTCGCGGACGTCGCGCCCACCGTGCTGGCGCTACTCGGGGAGAAGCAGCCGGACGCGATGACCGGGCAGTCCCTCGTCGACGGCGACTGA
- a CDS encoding phosphoglycerate kinase produces the protein MAAFRKKTVRDLDVREGMPVLVRVDFNVPLDDGRVTDDARIRAALPTINELRGRGAALVLCSHLGRPKGRDPEFSLRPASQRLGELIGKRVHQAPEVVGPEVRRGVGRLEAGEVLVLENTRFEPGETKNDPELSRELASLAEAYVNDAFGSAHRAHASTAGVTEFLRPAVAGHLLEREVTTLEGLVENPERPLVVVLGGAKVTDKVKLIERFMDIADAILIGGAMCFAFFKAQGKPIGDSLVYEEGVEVAHDVLELAERSSCRLLLPLDLVLGRTFDSDTERMELDGTDVPDGWMGLDVGPKTGEAYGREIAAAGSVFWNGPMGAFELKPFAAGTRSLAEAVAGAPGTTVVGGGDSAAALAEFGLADKVTHLSTGGGASLELLEGRELPGVEALDDA, from the coding sequence ATGGCGGCGTTCCGCAAGAAGACGGTGCGCGACCTCGACGTGCGCGAGGGCATGCCCGTGCTCGTGCGGGTGGACTTCAACGTGCCACTCGACGACGGCCGCGTGACCGATGACGCTCGCATCCGCGCGGCGCTCCCCACGATCAACGAGCTGCGCGGGCGCGGCGCCGCGCTCGTGCTCTGCTCGCACCTCGGCCGGCCGAAGGGCCGCGATCCTGAGTTCTCGCTGCGGCCGGCCTCCCAGCGCCTCGGCGAGCTGATCGGCAAGCGCGTGCACCAGGCGCCCGAGGTGGTGGGGCCGGAGGTGCGCCGCGGGGTGGGCCGGCTCGAGGCGGGGGAGGTGCTCGTGCTCGAGAACACGCGCTTCGAGCCGGGGGAGACGAAGAACGATCCGGAGCTGTCGCGCGAGCTGGCGTCGCTCGCCGAGGCGTATGTGAACGACGCCTTCGGCTCCGCGCACCGCGCCCATGCGAGCACCGCCGGCGTGACCGAGTTCCTGCGCCCGGCGGTTGCCGGCCATCTCCTCGAGCGCGAGGTCACCACGCTGGAGGGGCTGGTCGAGAATCCCGAGCGCCCGCTCGTGGTGGTGCTCGGCGGCGCGAAGGTCACCGACAAGGTGAAGCTGATCGAGCGCTTCATGGACATCGCCGACGCGATCCTCATCGGCGGCGCGATGTGCTTCGCGTTCTTCAAGGCGCAGGGCAAGCCGATCGGCGATTCGCTCGTGTACGAGGAGGGCGTGGAGGTGGCGCACGACGTGCTCGAGCTCGCCGAGCGGTCGAGCTGCCGGCTGCTCCTGCCGCTCGACCTCGTGCTCGGCAGGACCTTCGATTCCGACACCGAGCGGATGGAACTCGACGGCACCGACGTGCCCGATGGCTGGATGGGTCTCGACGTTGGGCCGAAGACCGGCGAGGCGTACGGTCGCGAGATCGCGGCGGCCGGGAGCGTGTTCTGGAACGGGCCGATGGGAGCGTTCGAGTTGAAGCCGTTCGCCGCCGGCACCCGCTCCCTAGCCGAGGCGGTGGCGGGCGCGCCGGGCACCACGGTGGTGGGTGGGGGCGACAGCGCCGCGGCCCTCGCCGAGTTCGGCCTCGCCGACAAGGTCACGCACCTGTCCACCGGCGGCGGCGCGTCGCTCGAGCTGCTCGAGGGCCGGGAGCTGCCCGGAGTGGAGGCGCTCGACGATGCCTAA
- the tgt gene encoding tRNA guanosine(34) transglycosylase Tgt, with the protein MSSFKIDARDGSARAGVLVTPHGHVHTPAFVPLATSATVKTLHSAEVAGLGYEMVLGNTFHLFIRPGHEHIARMGGLHEFMAWRRPIITDSGGFQVFSMGHGSVADEIKGRRGQRESRILSIDEEGVRFQSYADGSERFMGPETSMEVQAALGSDIALAFDECTPFHVDRDYTARSTARTHRWLDRCIDWQRANAPEGQMLYGIVQGGVYEDLRIESAERVASSDVDGVAVGGSLGQEKAQMQEVVEWALRPVRDEQPRHLLGIGDVDDILHAVAAGIDTFDCATPTRLARHGTALVPDPAARWRLDLTKPQWRESREPVADGCPCPACREHTRGYLHYLARAKELTSARLITLHNLTFMALLMKQIRDVIRQGELAAYSALVLGGQGPY; encoded by the coding sequence ATGAGCTCGTTCAAGATCGACGCCCGCGATGGCTCCGCCCGCGCGGGCGTTCTCGTTACGCCGCACGGCCACGTGCACACGCCGGCATTCGTCCCGCTCGCCACGAGCGCGACGGTGAAGACGCTGCACTCGGCCGAGGTGGCCGGGCTCGGCTACGAGATGGTGCTCGGCAACACGTTCCACCTCTTCATCAGGCCGGGGCACGAGCACATTGCGCGCATGGGCGGGCTGCACGAGTTCATGGCGTGGCGGCGGCCGATCATCACGGACTCCGGCGGCTTTCAGGTGTTCTCGATGGGCCACGGCTCGGTGGCGGACGAGATCAAGGGACGGCGCGGCCAGCGCGAGAGCCGCATCCTCTCCATCGACGAGGAGGGCGTGCGCTTCCAGTCCTACGCCGATGGCAGCGAGCGCTTCATGGGACCGGAGACCTCGATGGAGGTGCAGGCCGCGCTCGGCTCGGACATCGCGCTCGCGTTCGACGAGTGCACACCGTTCCACGTGGATCGCGATTACACAGCCCGCTCGACCGCGCGCACGCACCGCTGGCTCGACCGCTGCATCGACTGGCAGCGAGCGAACGCGCCCGAGGGGCAGATGCTCTACGGAATCGTGCAGGGCGGTGTGTATGAGGATCTGCGGATCGAGTCGGCGGAGAGGGTCGCGTCCTCGGACGTGGACGGTGTGGCGGTTGGCGGCTCGCTTGGGCAGGAGAAGGCGCAGATGCAAGAGGTGGTGGAGTGGGCACTGCGTCCGGTGCGCGACGAGCAGCCGCGGCACCTGCTCGGCATCGGCGACGTGGACGACATCCTGCACGCGGTGGCCGCCGGCATCGACACCTTCGACTGCGCGACCCCCACGCGCCTCGCCCGCCACGGCACGGCGCTCGTGCCGGATCCCGCCGCGCGCTGGCGGCTCGATCTCACCAAGCCCCAGTGGCGCGAGAGCCGCGAGCCGGTCGCGGACGGCTGCCCGTGCCCGGCTTGCAGGGAGCACACGCGCGGCTACCTCCACTACCTCGCGCGCGCGAAGGAGCTCACGTCCGCACGCCTCATCACTCTCCACAACCTCACCTTCATGGCGCTCCTGATGAAGCAGATCCGCGACGTGATCCGTCAGGGCGAGCTGGCTGCCTACTCCGCGCTGGTGCTGGGCGGTCAGGGGCCTTACTGA
- the gap gene encoding type I glyceraldehyde-3-phosphate dehydrogenase, whose amino-acid sequence MAVRVGINGFGRIGRNVLRAAHAAEADIEWVGVNDLFDTKTLAHLFKYDSILGPFPGEVEATDDAIVVDGKELKVFAEKDPAALPWGDLGVEVVIESTGHFTDREGAAKHLDAGAKKVIISAPAKGPDATIVLGVNDEVYDPDQHDVVSNASCTTNCLAPPTKVLHDTFGIKHGLMTTIHAYTADQRLQDAPHKDLRRARAAALNLIPTSTGAAKAIGLVIPELEGKLNGTSVRAPVPTGSLVDLVVTVEKETSVDEVNAAMREHADSGRMEGILQYTEDPIVSTDIEQSPYSSIFDAGMTMVVDGTMVKIGAWYDNEWGYSNRLIDLTERVVAGAPAGAGS is encoded by the coding sequence ATGGCGGTAAGGGTTGGGATCAACGGTTTCGGCCGCATCGGCCGCAACGTACTGCGGGCGGCGCACGCGGCTGAAGCGGACATCGAATGGGTCGGGGTCAACGACCTGTTCGACACGAAGACACTCGCGCACCTCTTCAAGTACGACTCGATTCTCGGCCCGTTCCCGGGTGAGGTCGAGGCCACCGATGACGCGATCGTGGTGGACGGCAAGGAGCTCAAGGTGTTCGCCGAGAAGGACCCGGCCGCGCTGCCGTGGGGCGACCTCGGCGTGGAGGTGGTGATCGAGTCCACCGGCCACTTCACCGACCGCGAAGGCGCCGCGAAGCACCTCGACGCCGGCGCGAAGAAGGTGATCATCTCTGCGCCCGCCAAGGGTCCGGACGCCACCATCGTCCTCGGCGTGAACGACGAGGTGTACGACCCGGACCAGCACGACGTGGTGTCGAACGCCTCCTGCACCACCAACTGCCTCGCTCCGCCGACGAAGGTGCTGCACGACACCTTCGGCATCAAGCACGGCCTGATGACGACCATCCACGCCTACACGGCCGACCAGCGCCTCCAGGACGCTCCGCACAAGGACCTCCGCCGCGCACGCGCCGCGGCGCTCAACCTGATCCCCACCTCCACCGGCGCCGCCAAGGCGATCGGGCTCGTGATCCCAGAGCTCGAGGGCAAGCTCAACGGCACGTCGGTGCGTGCGCCGGTGCCCACCGGCTCGCTCGTGGACCTCGTCGTGACCGTCGAGAAGGAAACCAGCGTGGACGAGGTGAACGCCGCGATGCGCGAGCACGCCGACAGCGGCCGCATGGAGGGCATCCTCCAGTACACGGAGGATCCGATCGTGTCGACCGACATCGAGCAGTCGCCGTACTCGTCGATCTTCGACGCCGGCATGACCATGGTCGTGGACGGCACGATGGTGAAGATCGGCGCCTGGTACGACAACGAGTGGGGCTACTCGAACAGGCTCATCGACCTGACGGAGCGGGTCGTGGCCGGTGCACCGGCGGGAGCCGGCAGCTAA
- the rapZ gene encoding RNase adapter RapZ, with protein sequence MPSWRKALRLTTGRPLSGSIEDFVVITGFSGAGKSQAMACFEDAGYFCVDNLPPEMILSLADLFQHEGSKVERAAVVSDVRGGEFFEGLLQVLDELEERGTDYRLLFLDASEQELVNRYKETRRRHPLASGGEVGGGIHRERELLEPIRERADVRIDTTDMSASRLRRVVADKMLTPETKGKLAVTFLTYGFKHGTPREADLSFDVRFLPNPHWEPDLRDLTGRDRAVIDYVNNADGLHEFYDRLVPLLDYLLPAYIREGKSHLTIGIGCTGGRHRSVVIAEHLAEVYGDREGLLVDVVHRDVDKPPRRP encoded by the coding sequence ATGCCTTCCTGGAGAAAGGCCCTCCGACTCACCACGGGCCGCCCCCTCAGCGGCTCGATCGAGGATTTCGTCGTCATCACCGGCTTCTCCGGAGCGGGGAAGTCGCAGGCGATGGCGTGCTTCGAGGACGCCGGCTACTTCTGCGTCGACAATCTCCCGCCCGAGATGATCCTCTCGCTGGCCGACCTGTTCCAGCACGAGGGCAGCAAGGTGGAGCGCGCGGCGGTGGTGTCGGACGTGCGCGGCGGCGAGTTCTTCGAGGGGCTCCTCCAGGTACTCGACGAGCTCGAGGAGCGCGGCACCGATTACCGGCTGCTCTTCCTCGACGCGTCCGAGCAGGAGCTCGTCAATCGCTACAAGGAAACACGCCGCAGGCACCCGCTGGCGAGCGGCGGCGAGGTTGGCGGCGGCATCCACCGCGAGCGGGAGCTGCTTGAGCCGATTCGCGAGCGCGCCGACGTCCGCATCGACACCACGGACATGTCGGCCAGCCGCCTGCGGCGCGTGGTGGCGGACAAGATGCTCACGCCGGAGACGAAGGGCAAGCTCGCCGTGACGTTCCTCACCTACGGCTTCAAGCACGGCACGCCGCGCGAGGCCGACCTCTCCTTCGACGTCCGCTTTCTCCCCAATCCCCATTGGGAGCCGGACCTGCGCGACCTGACGGGAAGGGATCGCGCCGTCATCGACTACGTGAACAACGCGGACGGGCTGCACGAGTTCTATGACCGCCTCGTACCGCTGCTCGACTACCTGCTGCCCGCCTACATCCGCGAGGGCAAGTCACACCTCACGATCGGCATCGGCTGCACGGGCGGCCGCCACCGATCGGTGGTGATCGCCGAGCACCTGGCCGAGGTCTATGGCGACCGTGAGGGGCTTCTCGTTGACGTGGTCCACCGCGACGTGGACAAGCCCCCTCGCCGCCCCTGA
- the tpiA gene encoding triose-phosphate isomerase, producing the protein MPNRTPYIAGNWKMFKTVAEARAFVKDFRPRIEGVEGVDVGVCVPFTALAATVEECEGTGIKVSAQNMHQEAEGAYTGEVAAPMLTELGVKGVVLGHSERRQYFGETDRALQEKVPAALAAGLEPILCVGESEEEREQGETERRLRHQVQEALEKVDAGDLAKVVIAYEPIWAIGTGKVATSEQAQDAIGFIRALVGDRSKAAADHVRVLYGGSMKPDNAAEILAQPDVDGGLVGGASLDPESFAAIVSAAAGAR; encoded by the coding sequence ATGCCTAACCGAACGCCGTACATCGCGGGCAACTGGAAGATGTTCAAGACGGTGGCGGAGGCCCGCGCGTTCGTGAAGGACTTCCGTCCGCGGATCGAGGGTGTGGAAGGTGTGGACGTGGGGGTGTGCGTTCCCTTCACCGCGCTGGCCGCGACCGTCGAGGAGTGCGAGGGCACCGGCATCAAGGTCTCCGCGCAGAACATGCACCAGGAGGCGGAGGGCGCGTACACCGGCGAGGTTGCCGCGCCGATGCTCACCGAGCTCGGCGTGAAGGGCGTGGTGCTCGGCCACTCGGAGCGGCGGCAGTACTTTGGCGAGACCGATCGCGCTCTGCAGGAGAAGGTGCCGGCCGCGCTCGCCGCGGGGCTCGAGCCCATCCTGTGCGTGGGGGAGAGCGAGGAGGAGCGCGAGCAGGGCGAGACCGAGCGCCGGCTTCGTCACCAGGTGCAGGAGGCGCTCGAGAAGGTGGATGCGGGAGACCTCGCCAAGGTTGTGATCGCCTACGAGCCGATCTGGGCGATCGGCACCGGCAAGGTGGCGACGAGCGAGCAGGCGCAGGACGCGATCGGCTTCATCCGCGCACTCGTGGGCGACCGCTCGAAGGCGGCGGCCGATCATGTGCGCGTGCTCTACGGCGGCAGCATGAAGCCGGACAACGCCGCGGAGATCCTCGCCCAGCCGGACGTGGACGGCGGCCTCGTGGGCGGGGCGAGCCTGGATCCCGAGAGCTTCGCGGCGATCGTGTCAGCCGCTGCCGGCGCGCGATGA
- a CDS encoding Hsp20/alpha crystallin family protein, with the protein MDLIEAEDHFLLKADLPGVSEEDVTIEVQDNVLTVSGERKAEHERKEKGFYRLERSFGRFSRSLTLPEGVDADAISASFDKGVLAVSIPKPEERKPRRISIGGGTPATLEGTATDK; encoded by the coding sequence ATGGATCTCATTGAGGCCGAGGATCATTTCCTCCTCAAGGCGGATCTTCCAGGTGTGAGCGAGGAGGACGTCACGATCGAGGTGCAGGACAACGTCCTCACGGTCTCCGGTGAGCGGAAGGCCGAGCACGAGCGCAAGGAGAAGGGCTTCTACCGCCTGGAGCGTTCGTTCGGCCGCTTCAGCCGCTCGCTCACCCTCCCCGAGGGCGTGGATGCCGACGCGATCAGCGCGTCTTTCGACAAGGGTGTGCTCGCGGTGAGCATCCCGAAGCCGGAGGAGCGCAAGCCTCGCCGAATCAGCATCGGTGGCGGCACGCCCGCCACGCTCGAGGGCACGGCCACAGACAAGTAA